The bacterium genome includes a window with the following:
- a CDS encoding AAA domain-containing protein: AKFSFELKIIPPQSRKRPLGGKPDDRKTIQSTLAHWQNILGAYNIEKTLREHKEHCMFLDSSFKRLAESTTQHELDLKRTLTCEGEYFQTNQKFVQLRDAFQNAFDLAEEEITNLLTTARITKRLMKSLLQARSLLCSPDGTLKRKECIQIKRIYAAACCRVDLDKQRLDISAAAGHYIEKVVELLEAWQKERSKRKSIAEDAAKSVRRSLELAKSKHSEAKRNLLANQFAYRRLQQISLYSEAVNGFSSMLRWKRPSRVAKAMENVDYTNLLDVFPLWVGEMRWLSQYLPMAAEMFDYVIVDEASQVNIAEVLPALYRGKQLCIVGDQKQLGLSSAGLFSLNKCYEEILWNQHVGANNVSYRHAEEYHLLVSKCSILDFVTARNNAIPVERTVLDEHYRSLPRLAGFTSKLFYEDDGGLVLMRQGSANNHKECFHVIQTGGTRSSYTKLVEEEVDATITLLTDIIKNKSYLVGDDLVRLGYTEERPPTIGVLSFLTDQRNALAPKIESKFTEEQLRTHAVLVGTPEEFQGNERNIMIITLGLDGTSRWGKGHYENPNRFNVATSRATDFTYVIFGALPANANLLKRYLRWFGFETGNEYSDEGNKFAGGSNSWVTADESRCESEFERRVLSNLFAFADKYKAVAPITIHNQVLTCGNHRLDFVVVNQSNKEGCAIEVDGRLHYCDDGIRYSDEHLERIDMLKRAGWSIVNVPYYWWYKRGWLCDDNDAEFCKMANDLEAQIAVQIGLIIP, from the coding sequence TTGGCAAAATATTCTCGGAGCTTACAACATTGAGAAAACACTACGGGAGCACAAGGAACACTGTATGTTTCTCGATTCCAGCTTCAAACGACTGGCTGAATCTACTACCCAGCATGAACTAGACCTGAAGCGAACACTGACATGTGAGGGAGAGTATTTTCAGACCAACCAAAAGTTTGTGCAGCTAAGAGATGCTTTTCAAAATGCTTTTGACCTTGCAGAAGAAGAAATCACGAACTTGCTTACCACAGCACGTATTACGAAACGATTGATGAAGTCGCTTTTGCAGGCAAGAAGTCTTTTGTGCTCCCCTGATGGCACATTGAAACGAAAAGAATGTATTCAGATTAAAAGAATTTACGCAGCCGCTTGTTGCCGTGTTGATCTTGATAAACAGCGCTTAGACATTTCAGCGGCAGCAGGACACTATATTGAGAAGGTTGTGGAATTGCTGGAAGCATGGCAAAAGGAGAGGTCAAAACGAAAGTCTATCGCTGAGGATGCGGCAAAATCAGTCCGTCGCAGTCTGGAACTGGCAAAAAGCAAACATTCTGAAGCGAAACGCAACTTGTTAGCTAATCAATTTGCCTACCGAAGATTACAACAAATCAGCCTTTATTCTGAGGCTGTGAATGGTTTCAGTAGCATGTTAAGGTGGAAACGACCATCACGTGTGGCAAAAGCGATGGAAAATGTCGATTACACCAATCTTTTAGACGTATTTCCGTTGTGGGTTGGCGAAATGCGTTGGCTTAGCCAATATCTCCCAATGGCGGCAGAAATGTTTGATTATGTAATCGTAGACGAAGCCTCCCAAGTCAACATCGCAGAAGTGTTGCCAGCACTCTATAGAGGCAAACAACTTTGTATTGTGGGTGATCAAAAACAACTTGGGTTATCTTCTGCCGGATTATTTTCGCTAAATAAGTGCTACGAGGAAATTCTTTGGAACCAACATGTAGGAGCTAATAACGTTTCGTACCGACATGCCGAAGAATATCATCTCCTTGTCAGTAAGTGTTCTATCCTCGATTTTGTAACAGCACGAAATAATGCTATTCCCGTTGAAAGAACAGTACTTGATGAACACTATCGCAGCTTGCCTCGACTAGCAGGCTTCACATCCAAGCTATTCTATGAAGATGATGGCGGTCTTGTATTAATGCGGCAAGGAAGTGCCAATAACCATAAAGAGTGTTTTCATGTAATTCAGACTGGCGGTACACGATCCTCGTACACAAAACTAGTTGAGGAGGAAGTGGATGCGACTATCACACTTCTTACCGATATTATTAAGAACAAGAGTTATTTGGTTGGCGATGATCTTGTTAGACTGGGGTATACAGAAGAGCGCCCTCCAACTATCGGGGTTTTGTCTTTCCTTACCGATCAACGCAACGCCTTGGCTCCGAAAATTGAAAGCAAATTCACTGAGGAGCAACTTCGTACCCACGCTGTTCTGGTTGGAACCCCAGAGGAATTCCAAGGGAATGAGCGTAATATTATGATCATTACTTTGGGGCTAGACGGGACATCACGGTGGGGAAAAGGACACTATGAGAATCCGAATCGTTTTAATGTTGCCACTAGTCGTGCTACAGATTTTACCTATGTCATATTCGGTGCTTTGCCAGCAAATGCTAACCTCCTGAAGCGATATCTTCGATGGTTCGGTTTTGAGACCGGAAACGAATATTCTGACGAGGGGAACAAATTTGCAGGCGGAAGTAATTCTTGGGTAACAGCCGATGAATCACGATGTGAATCAGAGTTTGAACGGCGAGTTCTTTCGAATTTATTTGCGTTTGCGGACAAATACAAGGCTGTGGCTCCAATAACTATACATAACCAAGTTTTAACCTGCGGTAATCATCGTCTTGATTTTGTCGTTGTTAATCAGAGCAACAAAGAGGGATGTGCGATAGAAGTAGATGGAAGACTTCATTACTGCGACGATGGCATTCGATATTCCGACGAACATCTTGAACGTATTGACATGCTTAAGAGGGCGGGTTGGTCAATTGTTAATGTGCCTTACTATTGGTGGTATAAGAGGGGGTGGCTCTGCGATGATAACGATGCAGAGTTCTGCAAGATGGCAAATGACCTTGAAGCACAGATAGCAGTTCAAATAGGGCTTATAATCCCATGA